TCGAGCTTCCTGACGAAGAACAGCGGGAGGTGGTGGAGATCCTAAAGACCTACGGCATGAGCGACGAAGAGGCGCGCCCGGTGGTCTCCGCCATGGCCAAGCGTCCCAAGGCGTGGATCGATTTCATGATGCGCTTCGAGCTCGGTCTGGAAAAACCCGACCCCCGCCGCGCTCTGACCAGCGCTTCCACCATCGCCGGCTCCTACATCGCCGGCGGCATCATTCCCCTTGCGCCGTACATGCTCCTCGAGCGCGCGCACTCTGCGCTCGGCCTTTCGGTGGTCGTGACCTTGATCGCGCTGGGAATCTTCGGTTACATCAAGGGCCGCTACACCGGCGCCCGGCCCTTCCGCGGCGCGGTCCAGACGGTGGTGATCGGTGGCCTGGCCGCGTCGGCTGCCTTTGGCCTGGCACGTTTATTTTCCTGAACCTGGCCGCCGGACCACCCGAAAGGCCTTGTTCTGAATTCAGAACAAATCCAGGCCTCGTGTCCCGCGGGTGCCAGGCGGCAGTAACTTGCTGCTGCGCTTCGCGGGAA
The window above is part of the Terriglobia bacterium genome. Proteins encoded here:
- a CDS encoding VIT1/CCC1 transporter family protein gives rise to the protein MPRHKKHIPRHEHIERHFTGGETVRDVVIGMSDGLTVPFALAAGLSGAVTGTRVVVIAGLAEIAAGSIAMGLGGYLAARSDAEHYESERTREEREIVELPDEEQREVVEILKTYGMSDEEARPVVSAMAKRPKAWIDFMMRFELGLEKPDPRRALTSASTIAGSYIAGGIIPLAPYMLLERAHSALGLSVVVTLIALGIFGYIKGRYTGARPFRGAVQTVVIGGLAASAAFGLARLFS